DNA from Daucus carota subsp. sativus chromosome 1, DH1 v3.0, whole genome shotgun sequence:
GAAGAGAGGCAAACTAAAAGCCACAATCTCGAAAAAAGCAAGGGGTTATCAGTGAAGATGTCTGGCGTTTTAAAGGGAAGTCGCACATTTAGACGAAGAAGATCAATGAGATTAGATGTTTCAACATCCATGAAAGATATTAATTCCAGACAGGCATGTGAAGGCGCTGGTGTAGAAGATCATTTTACTCCCAACCTCGAGTTAGCCGCCATTGTTGTGAAAGAACATATTTCTCCAGCTAATAAGAATGTTAAAGTGGGAGGATGGGGCTTAAAATTCCTCAACAAAACTGGGCAAAGACATTTAAATGCCTCTCTACAAACAGAAGTACCATTACAATGCCATTCACATAGCAATTCTAATTGCTCTACAAGTATAGACATTATAATCCCTGCTAGTTTCCATGGATTGCCAAGATCCAAAACCGGTAGTCCTTCTAGTCTTATTGATAGATGGATTTCTGGTGGCAAGTGTGACTGTGGTGGCTGGGATATGGGATGCGCACTCACAATACTTCAAACGAAGCAAACAGAGGCTTTTTGCCTAGCTAAAACTTTTGATATATTTGCAGAGGTATGTCAACTGCACCTTTTGCTATCTATTACGCACACACGGGATGCTTGCACACACTTAAGTCTTGATTCTATTATTTTTCTACATTTGAAATCACAACAAACTTTTACCAAAAGATGATGTAATCAATTctccaacttttttttttgcagggATCAAAGAAAGATTTAGCTACTATGAAAATGGTCAATGTCCGTGACGGTTCATATTGTATACCTTTCCAATCAACTCTGTCAGCTTTGCAATCTTTTTCGATTGCTGTTGCGATTCTTCATGCTCAGATTCACAGTCCTAATCGTCAACTTAGCATTGGTTAACACTTACCGGTAAGCAGGCATATGGTTAATGGTCTGAGTAGTCATCTCCTAGTAATTTATCGCAGGGAAAGGGTTAAAGTTTGAACACCATAGTAGAGAGATTAATTGTGTGGAAAATTCTGTCATTATTATTGTCGACTCTGATAATGCAATGCTGCTGCATTACTTCGGGCCTGCCTGGTTTATCAAATTGTGATTTGTAAATGAGTTCTCTGTGCATTGAGGGGAGAAAATTCTTGTCATTTGTATAGTTGTGACTTGATATAAAAGTTTGTTAAATTACAAGGGGTATATTCTTTTCATAAGTTTTTTATAATGACATTGCTCGGCAATTTAGTGATTAGGGATTAAATTGTTTACTATTGAACATCCAATACTCCCCCACAAAGCCTGAATATCTGTAATAATACTGAATATCTGTAGTACCTAAATTACTGCATAAgtgtttttaaaaacaataataaggGCATTAATGCAATCATATTCAAGCCACGAATCTCTATAGCCAGTCTGGAGAGCAAACATCAATCCTTCATTGATGGCTAGAGTTTCAACAACATGAACGTCAAATGAAGCATGAGAAAATGATGTCTTGGTGGTCATCATTATGAGCATTATGCCTCTGTAGTCTCTGACTCTGACCTCAATGCCAATTGCCAAGAGCCCAAATTTCGTTTAAAAGTTGAGGTTGTGTTGGACTGagattttaacaaattaataataatttataaattatatttgattttgattttacgcatattttttgataaaatgtctcTGAGTCTTTAGAATTTAAGTAATGGATTGACAATCCCACAAATCCATCGTTATACTAAGtccaaacaaattaaaaaagtcCATCAACATTTAAAttccatcatattttaataatctcaattgaataccatcaaaaacataatataaaatgatttctaatttttatgCTAGCAGtgtctttaattatttataaattactgCTCCATAAAAGATACTCATAGAGAAAATAAAGAACActataaaatctaatataaaatttgatttatgtGAATCAactttttattatgaataataattagTCCCTCCAGGTAGTTTAAGTTCACTGTTTgaacgcattttgaggctcctaaTAAAGTACAGTTCCACagcttttttctaaattttttttttctgaataaaaatttaacttttttctaaatttttttttttctgaataaaaatttaaacatcaaacttttattcacggGAAGAGAGGGAGTAATATCTAACATGGGAGTACGGTTGGATAACTCACGTGGCTAAGAGCTTAATCTTTACTGTTCCATGTCCTAGGTTCGATCCTGACCCATCCCAAGAATTTATTAGAACATATACTAAATTGTAAGGCTATaggccatatttgtcaaaatatatatatatatatatatatatatatataacatgagttataaaataatataaaataaatataaaatgatattatttaaaacttgtCATGCATAAAAATATATGGGCCAATGTATATtcgcatttaaaataataagagcatctattatatatctaatccattatctattatatatctaatagagcaaccttgatcaatttaattcaaaatgatTAAACTGCCCTTTactcaaaatacatatttttatatatagagaaGGCATTATTGACTTTTCACACTAATGTATTTATTAggcattaatatacattaaattacttcatatttaaaactccaatacatatatgtataatatatttataaatatttataatttattaataaataaataaatatccagtGTTATAAAAAATGGGAATCTAAAAATCGACGATTAATCAAAATGATTAATAGGATTATTATttagaattaaatttattttatatatgtaaaataatagATGTAcataatgatttttaaaattttaaattaccccccacaaattttgtaaattctaaTATTCGGCCTGATTTTCAACCAATTAATCCAAATTTTGTCCAATTAGCCATCGATTTTAACCGAATTTTGccaaattctattatatatctaatacgaCAATAATGAATGATTTAATTTAAAGAGACTAATATGTCCTTACTCACTATAAATattaacatgatcattatttgaaattaatttaatattatatataatatatatatatatatatctaatcaattttaaaattttaaatttcccccacaaattttgtaaattttaatactcTACCTAATTTTTGTCTAATTAATCCAGTTTTGGCCAAATAATCAtcgatttaaccgaattttacCAAATCGGATTAAAAATCCGTCTGATTATCGATTAATCAGTCAACcgaccgatttttagaatattaaattattatgatttataaaaattatatatatatatatatatatattagaataattataaatataatatataactatatgacaaCGACTTTAATTCAGCAAgaatctcattttttatatcaaattttcaataattttaggtgggtggtaatttaattaaataataatattttaaatagtgtatattttttgtattcatattaataaatatcataatattgaGAATATGTGTACATGTAGACATcatataatatgacttaaaatataaataaatatacaatttaaattactttttataataaaaaagaatctcaattttagaaaaatgaacatatatcaaaaaaataatttataacagCCCGTGCTTTGCACAGCTTAAAAAGCTAGTTTTAAGAAAATGATAGATTGAATTGtatatttagaatttataatatatgtaattataattgTCAAGTATTGTGAGTAATTGGAAAAAAGCCGAATAATTAAGTTTGGTTTAACCTTTTGTGCTTATGCTTGTCATTCATTTTAAATCTGGATTTTGTTTTGTAATAGATATTAGaacatcaaatttattttaagatatgATTTTATATCTGTTCGACTTCGTTTTGTAAGAGGTATTAGAacatcaaatttattataagatATGTACTCCTTGATTTCTTATTATGAAAATAGCTAAGATACGTCAACTTCAACAATGGTTAATTTGCTATTCgttgtttatatttattatcacattttaatataaatcattaaaatataaattaaataaaaacaactGTAATTAAATAGTAGCTTGATatctatttctttattttaacaattgcctagattttatatgtattccaatatattttaaaaatatatatatattttatattctatctttttagtattttaatttacGTAAATTTTGAAACACGATAATGTCTTTTCTTATATCCGAAAATACGCAGAAAAGTCCAAGATTCATGTGGAAGGAAACATGCTTAATCATTTTGTCCACCATGATTGTTACACTGcacatatgaaaaaaatttgaatttacttTCCAATGTACGCATTTCTGAAAGCTATCTTACATACAAATAACACTTCCGTATCATATACAGACAACTGATAAGTTAGACATTAACAATCAAGTTATCCAAACAAATAGCGGATTTAGATGATAATTTGTACACCATGAACTAAGCAATAAACAAAATGTGTAAAAAAATGACTACATCATGACTTCTCTTGTAATGATGTAAAAGTTGTAACTTATGGCTAAAAGATAATTTGTACAAGATGAACTAAGGAATATGCGataacaacttgtttcttccaTCAGCTCTTGTGCTCTCCAGAAAGATACCAAACTCATGTCCGTGGAATTAATGTAAGCACTAAGCACTAACATTACTTTGATACAGGCAAATTTGAGTTGAATTTTCGGGTGTATCCCACTTGACCAACCCTTTATTTATTATCATTGCAGGATGCTTGCAGATACTTTTTAATATAGAGCGGATTTACTTTGTTCATAGCATTTCTAATCAATGTTGCAATCATTTCTGTAACTGGTTTTGTTTGCAATTCACCAAATATGTCAAAGGATAACCTAGACAGATGCGATGATATAACTCTTAATTCTGCCTCTTTCCTTCTCAAGAtccatatcattttttttttgtctgtgTGTTAATagtttaacattttaattaaaattttagtctAACTTATTCAACATACTATGCTTACCCAACAGAATGTGTTAGGAAAATCAAGTTCTGCTGTATACACAGTTGCTTTACTAGCTTCGGGTCAGAGTTCAACCATCACAGGAACTTATGCTGGACAATACATTATGCAGATTCGAATTtcaatatcattaaaatataaattccaACTAATGATATTGAAATTTCAACCTGCATAATGTATTGTCCAGCATAAGTTCCTGTGATCGTTGAACTCTGACCCGAAGCTAGTACAGCATAAGTTCCTGTGATCGTTGAACTCTGACCCGAAACTAGTAAAACAACACAGTAGAACTTGATTTTCCCAAAACATTCAGCTAGGCAGGCATAATATGTTGAATTGGTTAAacttaaatcttaattaaaatgtTGAAACTATCAACCACTCACTGTACACACAGACAAAAGATGATATAGCCTTTGAGAAGGAAAAAGGCAGAAATAAGAGTTATATCATCGCATCCGTCCAAGTTATCCTTTGACATATTTGGTAAATTGCAAACGAAACCAGTTACAGAAATGACTGCAACATTGATTAGAAATGCTAAAAACAAAGCAAATTCGCTCTCTATTAAAAAGTATCTGCAGGCGTCCTACAATGATAATAAATAAAGGGTTGGTCAAGTGATATACACCTGAAATTTCAACTCAAATTTGCATGTATTAAAGtaattttggtgcttagtgcTTACATTAATTCCACGGACAGAGTTTGGTATCTTTCTGGAAAGCACAAGAGTtgaatgaagaaacaagttgttatCACATTTTGTTTATTGCTTAGTTCCTGCCAGATGCACAAGAGGAATAATTGCGGTTTTTGTTGTTATGTCCTGCTGAAAATGCTCCTGTGCAAGCAGATGGGAGAGCAGCTCAGTACCAAGTTGCTGAAAATGAAGTAACAATTTTTGCAGCACTAGTACTTTTAATTTTTGCCAGAGGTAAACACAAAAGCAATACAACTCTAGCCGGTTAAATGTAAACTAATTTAAACAGTGCGCCAATTTAGGAGGCTgcattgaaataatataaatctaCCCTGTGCTGCATACAGAACACCTGAAATACAAACAAAACTTCTTTAGTTTCACTTCCGTGTTTTTAAAGGATTATCTACCTCGGAATACCAGACATATCAAGGATCAGCATCTATTCCACACTCAAAAAATTCTTAATAGCAAGCTATTAGTGATACATTTCCCATCCAGTATTATTCATGACCAAAGAATTGTGCTGAGAAGTGAGAACTAGTGCCTAAATATGCATTTACTGTTGAATAGTATGTGATCTTGTTAGAACTTCCCTGATCACTCAACATGGTACCAGAGCTAAATTAGAGCTCGATTTAGAGTGGGTTTAGCATTCGAGTTCTCGCACCCCCATTcccatttgttttaattttatatatatgtttgtttgtCTAATTATGTTTTGTTGTAGGGGAGTGTGATCTTGTTGGGGCCTCCCTCCAACACATCTAGATGAGCTGGTTACTTGACAATTACGATTTACAAAGAAGATAACCAAGCcctttaatatatttcaaaaaggtTGCATTTTCTATAACTGTGAAATCTTGCAACTAAATCAAAATGTACAAAAGAAACTAAAAGCTTCAGAATCTGTTGAAACAAAAGCTGAGAAAGCTAATAGCAACGAGGCCACATTAGTCTTTGTCAAATCCAATGTCAGGGTGCAAGTTTGTTCATTTaggaaaaaaaggaaaaaggtaAGTACTTGAGAGAGATcgttttattgattaaaaagtttaaagaagagaAGAAACGAGTATTTATCATGTtccaattaaaatttaaacaaactaCTCAAGAAGCAGTCAAAAAATACACACTTTACCATTTCTGAGTAAAAACTAGGAACATGATAAATTAGACATTGTTCAAACCTAAACCCTATAAGAAGCAAGAGTTTAGTAACCAACCTCTAAATAGCCTTTGCTAACTCTGCCAGGAATAAACTAGCCTTTGAAGTCTCATATGTATTAGCAACGAATATAGCTAACGATATATAATTTTCCTGATCAACTTAAGATTTCAGATCAAATATCTTCCATGTCTGCAAAAGATTCAAAAGCAAATTAAACAATCAGTATTATTTAAATGGTTAGAATTATAATAAAAGTTTATTCTGTTTTTTTGTTCATAGATGCTAAGATGTCAAAGTTAAAGCATTTACATTCATTCATGTTAGAAAGTATAAAACATCATATAAGGTTCTTACTTCTCTTCTTTTTCCTTGGCTTAGAAGGTTTCTTTTCTGCGGTAGTCCACAAGATAGATGGTATTAGTGCTTTTTGAGAAGGCAGCTCTGCAATGAAAAGAAGTGTTTGGGCCCAACCAGCATACTTCCCATATTTGCAGACAAACGCCTCTGACACGCGACCATATAACTTAGGCGTCAAGCGGGTGCCGGCAAGCTCTGGGATGAGGTATGTAGTAGCAATCTTCCTCAAACCAGCATGGAGAAAAATTGAATACAAGCGTCAGATATATTACATGGACACAGGAATACAACTGCACAACTTTTTATGTGTGTTCTACGTATTGTGTGCCAGCCTATCATATGACAATATGCATTATATTTGCCATAATTTATCCATTCTGACACTCATCAGCAGTTCCTTTGTTCTTTTTTATTACAGGTGTTTAACAAGCAGTAATAGCACTGATAACTCAGTTCGGTTAAAAGAATGTTAATATTACCCCACTCGGACTTTAGTGCAAAAACTTTACTTGAGAAATGGCTAACATAAAATCTGATAGAAAGTTTGGGTGTTACGAAGATTCATGTTGATATTAATGCATCTGTAGTTGCTGTACAGATATAGCTTATTAGCTTCTGGTTACTAAATTATGTAAATTCAGGTTATCATAAAATTGAAGCATTCATTATATTATAATGGTAGCAAACATTTGGATTACTTTCTTCTCATCGTGGACATTGGgattattttcttatcatcaaggGAAGTCTTTACTCCTATAAGAGGAGATGCAATCATCTTATATTCTTATCCCAATCAGATATGATGCAGTACATTTGATACCAGTTTTGTGTCTTAACCAAGAATCCTCTCTGAAATCAGGTGGCAGAGGGGGCCTAGTACCTACCCCATGTAGGCAGTGTGTAATTGTTTTCTCAGATTAAATTATACTCCCATAACATATAGACTTACTGCTATTGAAAACCATCCAATGATTACAAAACAATTTTACAAAAgactaaaaaaacaaaaccaCAGAGGCCAAAAACTCACCTGCCAGACATGAGTATCAACAGGAATAGCGTGATGCTGATctagagagaagagagcaaCACATGCAGCTACTTTGGGACCCACACCGGGTAGAGTAGATAGAGCATCAAAAGCCATTTGAAGATCCAAGTCACGGAGAGAAGCAAGCCACTCCACTCCTCCTCCAGGCTTTGCTCGCAAAGCATCTACTGTGCGAGTTATGTACTTGGCCCTGGACAATTTACTAAAAGATATTATGATGATACTCTCATACTCTGCAAATAGCAACTTATGCTCTATAATAGATATGCAAGAGAAACTAATACTTGTAATTTTTGAAACAGAGTAGATTTTAGAGAAAGCAAAATGCTGATGGCCAATTTGGCATATGATTTGATAGCTACTTCATGGTTGAGCATGACACTTGCATATCTGATGGGATAGCCCAGGAGTTAAATCTATTAGTCTCGAAGAACACAATTTAATGCAGAAAAGTAATGATGGATagcatttttttttgtcagtatCAGGATGTATATAATCAGTTGACTCACTATCACTAATCACCCAGCACACAACAGCTTAGTTTACCATTGCAGTCCTCATACATTCTCTTTCCAATCCCAGACCTACATATCATCTTAAAATATAGGAGGATCAAACCACATTAAAAGTCTAATCCTCATAtccttttgtttctttcttgacGAATAGACAATTATAAATCCAAATACTCCTGAACAGTATATGTATTTTAGTTATACATACGAGTCCTGTCTTAAAAGTTGAAACTCATGAGTAGAGATACACACTGATTTATGTTCATATGTATATGCATAATGATCTTTCTTGCAAAATAATGTTGTGACCTATTCCAACCATTAAGTTCTATACTTGAGTGGTCATAATTCTAACAACGTGATAAAGTAGGTCAGGTATATCATTGGAAGTAATAATAGAGCAACTTAGGGACTTGATATAAGGTATAATCAAGATACTTAAAGTGAGGCAAAATGACAGCAGCTAACCAGAGCTTATTAGAGCATATACTCATGCATTTAGCTCAAGTGTGAGTTGCACCTAGCCACCTAGGCACTCACTTGAGTGTAACGAGCCTTATACACAAACTTATAATTTCAACGTTCATGGAGTCCTGGAAGTAACAATGAGTTTTGTCTGACAAATCCCTATTATTCACTCTCATATCAATAGTACTCTATCACTTTAAGTTCCAAAGagaatgtttttatttttcaacGTATTTCAAAACGAGTAGAGCAAAAGAACACCTCTTATGTTACCTAATGTTGTAAAAACAATCATTTCCTGATTATAATTCCACACTGCCATTATACcgtaatttaaaaattttggcTCACGTAGAAAAATTACTAACAAATCATATAAACTAATATGAACAAAATGAACTCTCTAGCACATTCTGGCATCATCAAAACAACAGTAAACAAACAAGCGAAACAAGTGCACAAAAACAACCTGTATCCGAAACCAGCCACTCGAAGCTCTTCTTCAGAAACAATCGATAACCTATCCAAAGTAGGAAACTCATAAAACCTAAAACCCTCAACAGTCCCCAAATAAACCCCTAACCCTGAAATGAAATCAACCATTTGGGTAATcctcttaatattattattggaaGAACAAATAAACTGCACAAGACACTCCAATGGGTCCTGTCTAAGCACTCTAGCGCCACCCAAATAAGGTGCTAACTGGGCAAACCTCGAATCCGAACCCGAAAACTCCTCCCACAAATCACCCAAACAGATACCCACATTCAAGAAATCCAACAACGCCAACTTAGCATCAAAGACTCCATCTTTTGAGTGATGAAAGCAAGCAGCAATGTCACCATTGTCAAGGTGCTTGAGGGACACCAAGTGGGACCCAACAACACCTGTGAACTCAAGTGGGCCAGTCTGCTTCCACCTGAATGTTTGGCCAGTGGGGAAAGTGAGGGG
Protein-coding regions in this window:
- the LOC108219956 gene encoding N-glycosylase/DNA lyase OGG1 isoform X1, with the translated sequence MQQSTWLGFMLISNLGGCLLQSLTRFHPIMKKRSTPISSSPSTPPTSSPQTLKIKQPISQNSSKNPKRALLTAPPSSISPKWVPLNISKSELFLPLTFPTGQTFRWKQTGPLEFTGVVGSHLVSLKHLDNGDIAACFHHSKDGVFDAKLALLDFLNVGICLGDLWEEFSGSDSRFAQLAPYLGGARVLRQDPLECLVQFICSSNNNIKRITQMVDFISGLGVYLGTVEGFRFYEFPTLDRLSIVSEEELRVAGFGYRAKYITRTVDALRAKPGGGVEWLASLRDLDLQMAFDALSTLPGVGPKVAACVALFSLDQHHAIPVDTHVWQIATTYLIPELAGTRLTPKLYGRVSEAFVCKYGKYAGWAQTLLFIAELPSQKALIPSILWTTAEKKPSKPRKKKRNMEDI
- the LOC108219956 gene encoding N-glycosylase/DNA lyase OGG1 isoform X2 → MQQSTWLGFMLISNLGGCLLQSLTRFHPIMKKRSTPISSSPSTPPTSSPQTLKIKQPISQNSSKNPKRALLTAPPSSISPKWVPLNISKSELFLPLTFPTGQTFRWKQTGPLEFTGVVGSHLVSLKHLDNGDIAACFHHSKDGVFDAKLALLDFLNVGICLGDLWEEFSGSDSRFAQLAPYLGGARVLRQDPLECLVQFICSSNNNIKRITQMVDFISGLGVYLGTVEGFRFYEFPTLDRLSIVSEEELRVAGFGYRAKYITRTVDALRAKPGGGVEWLASLRDLDLQMAFDALSTLPGVGPKVAACVALFSLDQHHAIPVDTHVWQEDCYYIPHPRACRHPLDA